Proteins encoded together in one Flavobacteriales bacterium window:
- a CDS encoding PIN domain-containing protein, producing the protein MIHSVRFTCVLDTNVIYPVNIRDLLLWFAHYDLFTVKWSSGICDEWAKVMREKEIPEADIAKRIQRMSDAFPDALVENYDGLIEGLQLPDTCDRHVLAAAIKANANLIVTNNLRDFPAEELAKYGLEAKSADDFLTEIIDLNHARALEAFKELVANRRSPELDAYQVLDQFRRVGLKDTADYLHALL; encoded by the coding sequence ATGATACATAGCGTCCGCTTCACGTGTGTCCTGGACACCAACGTCATTTACCCGGTGAACATCCGGGATCTGTTGTTGTGGTTCGCGCATTACGACCTCTTCACCGTGAAGTGGAGCAGTGGCATTTGCGATGAGTGGGCCAAGGTGATGCGCGAGAAGGAGATCCCAGAAGCGGACATCGCCAAACGCATCCAACGCATGAGCGACGCGTTCCCGGATGCACTGGTGGAGAACTACGATGGTCTCATCGAAGGCCTGCAGTTACCCGACACGTGCGACCGCCACGTGCTGGCGGCGGCCATCAAGGCCAACGCCAACCTGATCGTCACCAACAACCTGCGCGATTTTCCCGCGGAGGAGCTGGCGAAGTATGGTCTGGAGGCCAAGAGCGCCGATGACTTTCTCACGGAAATCATCGACCTGAACCACGCCCGTGCGCTGGAGGCGTTCAAAGAGCTGGTGGCGAACCGACGTTCACCCGAGCTCGATGCGTATCAGGTGCTGGACCAGTTCCGAAGGGTCGGCCTGAAGGATACGGCCGACTACCTGCATGCGCTGTTGTGA
- a CDS encoding addiction module protein — translation MSTESLKLQLIERLLRTTDEGLLKKVADLFRSEKGEDDDGLTDEHYNIVKERYEEYKRGEGKSYTWEETKAMIRAGKGKEA, via the coding sequence ATGTCCACCGAGTCCCTCAAGCTCCAACTGATCGAGCGCCTGTTGCGCACGACCGATGAAGGGCTGCTGAAGAAAGTAGCCGACCTGTTCCGCTCAGAGAAAGGCGAGGATGATGACGGTCTCACCGACGAGCACTACAACATCGTAAAGGAGCGCTACGAGGAGTACAAGCGCGGTGAGGGCAAGAGCTACACTTGGGAGGAGACGAAAGCCATGATCCGCGCCGGCAAGGGCAAGGAGGCATGA
- a CDS encoding type II toxin-antitoxin system RelE/ParE family toxin — protein MSVKIRWRYRAIHEAQEAYDWYEAQSRGTGERLIAELDEHIDFLLKHPTGYPKWRSIFRKVTLKHFPYQVIYRFEKDTVTVFSIFHGSRNPSQWGRLR, from the coding sequence ATGAGCGTGAAGATCCGTTGGCGCTACCGTGCGATCCATGAGGCCCAGGAGGCGTACGACTGGTACGAAGCTCAGTCGAGGGGGACCGGAGAGCGACTGATCGCCGAGTTGGACGAGCACATCGACTTCCTGCTGAAGCATCCAACGGGCTATCCGAAATGGCGCTCCATTTTTCGGAAGGTCACTCTGAAGCACTTCCCGTATCAGGTGATCTATCGCTTCGAGAAGGACACTGTCACGGTCTTCAGCATTTTCCATGGCAGCCGTAACCCCAGCCAATGGGGACGCCTTCGCTGA
- a CDS encoding 2-oxoisovalerate dehydrogenase, translating into MKEIIFVVEESPEGGYEARALDHSIFTDGDDLEQLKANVKDAVATHFEADQMPKVICLHMVKEIVIAA; encoded by the coding sequence ATGAAGGAGATCATCTTCGTTGTGGAAGAGTCGCCGGAAGGTGGCTACGAGGCCCGTGCGTTGGATCACTCCATCTTCACGGATGGCGATGACCTGGAGCAGTTGAAAGCCAACGTGAAAGACGCCGTGGCGACCCACTTCGAGGCGGATCAGATGCCCAAGGTGATCTGCCTGCACATGGTGAAGGAGATCGTGATCGCCGCTTAG